A genome region from Blautia coccoides includes the following:
- a CDS encoding AfsR/SARP family transcriptional regulator has translation MEREKNTGIMRVRMLGGFSISYEGAAVVFDRKSPAKFVQLFQLLMLHLKDGIDKAELIDALYGKDTVENGNSSLNNTIFRLRRQLKKAGMPDGSYITVQKGICRWDEKIKAVVDIHQMEAAIEEARMENGEKKEELLKEACSLYKGEFLPPGAAEAWSVIAGVKYRDLYFDCMRELFSILKERREYEDILHISTRAASIYPYEEWQLWRIDSLLALNRHKEALKVYEETASLYFNEFGLKPSEKMLERFHSMSSQIQGVPSDMWEIRRDLREKTKGKGAYFCSLPSFIDTYRIITRMTERTGMSVFLMLCTLTDSSGIPIEKEDKISKAAEKFQTAIKLSLRRGDLYTRYSSCQFLIMLPGITQENCFCVAERITRLFKEAGGGSNRIRCYISSLIDVNEEFENFEDGFSSPERWMRPKTYN, from the coding sequence ATGGAGAGAGAAAAAAATACCGGTATTATGAGGGTAAGAATGTTGGGCGGTTTTTCTATTTCTTATGAGGGGGCAGCAGTGGTCTTTGACAGAAAAAGCCCGGCAAAGTTTGTACAACTGTTCCAGCTTCTCATGCTTCACTTAAAGGATGGGATAGACAAGGCTGAACTGATCGACGCACTTTACGGCAAAGATACTGTGGAAAACGGAAACAGCAGTCTGAACAATACAATTTTTAGACTGCGCAGACAACTGAAAAAGGCTGGTATGCCGGATGGCTCATACATAACGGTGCAAAAGGGAATCTGCAGATGGGATGAGAAGATAAAAGCAGTTGTGGATATTCATCAGATGGAGGCAGCCATTGAGGAAGCCCGCATGGAAAACGGTGAGAAGAAGGAAGAGCTTTTGAAAGAGGCCTGCAGCCTGTACAAAGGGGAGTTTCTTCCTCCGGGAGCAGCAGAGGCCTGGTCTGTAATAGCAGGTGTAAAGTACAGGGATCTGTACTTTGACTGTATGCGCGAGTTGTTTTCCATTCTGAAGGAGCGCAGGGAATATGAGGATATACTCCATATCAGCACCCGCGCCGCGTCCATATATCCCTATGAGGAATGGCAGCTCTGGCGGATCGACAGTCTGCTGGCTCTGAATCGTCACAAGGAGGCACTGAAAGTCTATGAGGAGACCGCATCCCTGTATTTTAACGAGTTTGGTTTGAAGCCTTCAGAGAAAATGCTTGAGCGCTTTCATTCTATGAGCAGCCAGATACAGGGTGTCCCCTCGGATATGTGGGAAATCCGCAGGGATCTGAGAGAGAAGACAAAAGGGAAAGGGGCTTATTTCTGCTCCCTGCCCAGTTTTATTGATACTTACAGGATCATCACGCGCATGACAGAGAGGACAGGAATGTCCGTGTTCCTGATGCTGTGCACACTGACCGACAGTTCAGGCATTCCCATCGAAAAAGAAGATAAGATAAGCAAGGCAGCGGAAAAGTTCCAGACCGCCATCAAGCTGTCCCTGCGCCGGGGGGACTTGTACACCAGGTACAGCTCCTGTCAGTTCCTCATCATGCTTCCGGGAATCACTCAGGAAAACTGCTTCTGTGTGGCGGAGCGTATCACTCGTCTGTTCAAGGAAGCAGGAGGGGGCAGCAACAGGATCCGCTGTTATATCAGTTCCCTGATAGATGTAAATGAGGAATTTGAAAACTTTGAGGATGGTTTTTCCTCCCCGGAGAGATGGATGCGGCCCAAAACATACAACTGA
- the araA gene encoding L-arabinose isomerase, translating to MKTGRNYKFWFATGSQDLYGDECLKKVAEHSRIIVEELNKSGVLPYEVVLKPTLITNEVIRKTFNEANQDEECAGVITWMHTFSPAKSWILGLQEYRKPLMHLHTQFNQEIPYDTIDMDFMNENQSAHGDREYGHIVSRMGIERKVTVGHWSDRKVQEKIASWMRTAVGIMESSHIRVMRIADNMRNVAVTEGDKVEAQIKFGWEIDAYPVNEIAEAVGSVSKGDTDALVEEYYDKYEILLEGRDPEEFKRHVAVQAQIEIGFERFLEEKNYQAIVTHFGDLGSLKQLPGLAIQRLMEKGYGFGGEGDWKTAAMVRLMKIMTAGMKGAKGTSFMEDYTYNLVPGKEGILQAHMLEVCPTISDGPISIKVNPLSMGDREDPARLVFTAKTGPAIAASLIDLGNRFRLIINDVDCKKTEKPMPKLPVATAFWTPQPDLATGAEAWILAGGAHHTAFSYDITSEQMGDWAAAMGIEAVYIDEDTRIRSFKRDLQLGELFFR from the coding sequence ATGAAAACAGGCAGGAATTATAAGTTTTGGTTTGCAACAGGTTCCCAGGATCTTTACGGAGATGAGTGTCTCAAAAAAGTAGCGGAACATTCCAGAATCATTGTAGAAGAATTAAATAAATCAGGGGTACTCCCTTATGAAGTGGTACTGAAACCAACTCTGATTACAAATGAAGTGATCAGAAAGACCTTTAATGAGGCAAATCAGGATGAGGAATGTGCAGGTGTTATCACATGGATGCACACCTTCTCACCGGCAAAATCCTGGATCCTGGGACTGCAGGAGTACAGAAAGCCGCTGATGCATTTGCACACCCAGTTCAATCAGGAGATTCCGTACGATACCATTGACATGGACTTTATGAATGAAAATCAGTCTGCCCATGGTGACAGAGAGTATGGTCATATCGTATCCCGCATGGGTATTGAGCGCAAAGTGACAGTGGGCCACTGGAGCGACAGAAAAGTACAGGAAAAGATCGCGTCCTGGATGCGCACAGCAGTGGGAATTATGGAGAGCAGCCATATCCGTGTTATGAGAATTGCAGACAACATGAGAAATGTAGCTGTGACAGAGGGAGATAAGGTAGAGGCTCAGATCAAGTTCGGCTGGGAGATTGACGCATACCCTGTAAATGAGATCGCAGAGGCAGTGGGTTCTGTGTCAAAGGGTGATACAGACGCTCTTGTGGAAGAGTATTACGACAAATATGAGATTCTTCTGGAGGGAAGAGACCCGGAGGAATTCAAACGCCATGTGGCAGTACAGGCACAGATTGAGATCGGATTCGAGAGATTTTTAGAAGAGAAGAACTATCAGGCGATCGTGACTCATTTCGGAGATTTAGGTTCCCTGAAACAGTTGCCGGGACTGGCTATCCAGAGACTGATGGAAAAAGGATATGGATTCGGCGGCGAAGGTGACTGGAAGACAGCCGCCATGGTACGTCTGATGAAGATCATGACAGCAGGAATGAAAGGGGCAAAAGGTACTTCCTTTATGGAGGATTATACATATAATCTGGTACCGGGCAAGGAAGGAATACTGCAGGCTCATATGCTGGAAGTGTGCCCGACTATTTCTGACGGCCCCATCAGCATTAAGGTAAATCCCCTTAGCATGGGAGACAGAGAAGATCCGGCACGTCTTGTATTTACAGCGAAAACCGGTCCGGCCATTGCTGCTTCTCTGATCGATCTGGGGAACAGATTCCGCCTGATCATCAATGATGTGGACTGTAAGAAGACGGAAAAGCCTATGCCTAAACTGCCTGTAGCTACAGCATTCTGGACACCGCAGCCGGATCTGGCTACCGGTGCGGAAGCCTGGATACTGGCCGGAGGAGCACATCATACAGCCTTTTCTTATGATATCACGTCTGAGCAGATGGGTGACTGGGCTGCTGCTATGGGTATTGAGGCGGTTTACATTGATGAGGATACCAGAATCCGCAGCTTTAAGAGGGACTTACAGTTAGGAGAATTATTTTTCAGATAA
- a CDS encoding DUF6320 domain-containing protein, whose amino-acid sequence MTKKRNLWSMILAVPFILAVLICFIVNFALEQTFSWSILVAASCFYAYLMLYTLIFGQKHRILLTYLVLGILLIPFLYIIEYTANLYMTQPIYWAAKLGVPISLAWLAALAVTGLFRTLTHANVFLTMSCLILVFYYAERYTNNRIDAFTGSSQSWSLSDHYPILYFGAAGLFLLTGIVISAVKRLSPRT is encoded by the coding sequence ATGACTAAGAAAAGAAATCTATGGAGTATGATACTCGCAGTCCCGTTTATTCTTGCAGTTTTAATCTGTTTCATTGTAAACTTTGCCCTGGAACAAACGTTCAGTTGGTCTATCCTGGTGGCTGCCTCCTGCTTCTATGCATACCTGATGCTGTACACCCTGATATTCGGACAAAAGCACCGTATTCTACTCACTTACCTGGTCCTCGGTATTCTGCTGATACCCTTCCTGTACATCATAGAGTATACTGCTAATCTCTATATGACTCAGCCTATATACTGGGCAGCAAAGCTGGGAGTGCCCATAAGTCTTGCCTGGCTGGCCGCCCTTGCCGTTACCGGCCTTTTCAGGACCCTGACACATGCCAATGTTTTCCTGACTATGAGCTGCCTCATCCTTGTGTTTTACTATGCAGAACGTTATACCAATAACAGGATAGATGCTTTTACAGGTTCTTCCCAATCCTGGAGCCTTTCGGATCACTACCCCATCCTCTATTTTGGGGCTGCCGGACTTTTTCTCCTGACCGGCATCGTCATCTCTGCGGTGAAGCGCCTCAGTCCCCGTACATAA
- a CDS encoding TetR/AcrR family transcriptional regulator translates to MARKKIPENYEKMRQCIIQAAIEIMVKSSMAEFSLTDVAEKLGLTKAAIYWYFPNKNALMAQAAQSIYNTYIGYIEKISSSDLSSYEKLRRIVLGEDDTIQAALMCLFPIKFFLEYYSENHVVKNLIQNGYERYNCLITALLEEGIRSKEFRCDLPSEELAKFITGAIDGLAFQNLLVSSEKTEVSRTIIFSVLDRILKPGRQSSGREELND, encoded by the coding sequence ATGGCAAGAAAAAAAATACCGGAAAATTATGAAAAGATGAGGCAGTGTATTATACAGGCCGCAATAGAGATCATGGTAAAAAGTTCCATGGCAGAATTCAGTCTGACTGATGTGGCGGAAAAACTGGGATTGACAAAGGCCGCTATCTACTGGTATTTTCCGAATAAAAATGCTTTGATGGCCCAGGCCGCCCAAAGCATTTACAATACTTATATCGGCTATATAGAAAAAATCAGCAGCAGTGATCTGAGTTCCTATGAAAAGCTGCGCAGGATCGTTCTCGGAGAGGATGACACCATACAGGCTGCCCTCATGTGTTTATTTCCCATTAAGTTTTTCCTGGAATACTATTCGGAGAATCATGTGGTAAAAAACCTTATCCAAAACGGCTATGAGAGATACAACTGCCTTATCACTGCCCTGTTGGAGGAAGGCATCCGCAGCAAAGAATTCCGTTGTGATTTGCCCTCCGAGGAGCTGGCGAAGTTTATCACAGGCGCCATCGACGGACTGGCATTCCAGAACCTGTTGGTCTCATCTGAAAAAACAGAGGTATCCAGAACCATTATATTTTCCGTACTGGATCGTATCTTAAAACCCGGCCGCCAATCATCAGGAAGAGAGGAACTTAATGACTAA
- a CDS encoding MATE family efflux transporter has protein sequence MSKENKKMELLGSAPVWRALLAMGLPTMIGMMINALYNLVDAYFVGGLGTSQMGAISVAFPIGQIVVGLGLLFGNGAASYISRLLGKGDKNTADQAVSTALYSSIAVGAVVIVCTVVFLRPVLELLGATESILPYAEEYARIYVVFSLFNVFNVTMNNIVTSEGAAKTTMLTLLAGAVLNILLDPIFIYVLDLGVAGAAAATAVSQMLSSVVYLSYILRKKSIFSFRVKECCFSREIISEILKIGIPTMVFQLLTSLSISLINFQAKEYGDSVIAGMGPVTRIISVGSLMVFGFIKGFQPIAGYSYGAKKYGRLHQAIRLSILWSTVFCIIYGGITALFSTALIALFTKGDLEMIQIGGQALRANGISFLLFGFYTVYSSLFLALGKGKEGFILGSCRQGICFVPIILILPLFTGINGILYAQPAADVISAVVTVFMALRLHRELHRMEDHVTMPLSNHAAHLDREI, from the coding sequence ATGAGTAAGGAGAACAAAAAAATGGAACTGCTGGGCAGTGCGCCTGTATGGAGGGCACTTTTGGCAATGGGGCTTCCCACTATGATCGGAATGATGATCAATGCATTGTATAATCTGGTGGATGCTTATTTTGTGGGCGGACTGGGGACGAGTCAGATGGGGGCGATCTCTGTGGCATTTCCCATCGGTCAGATCGTTGTGGGACTTGGACTGTTGTTTGGAAATGGAGCTGCTTCTTATATTTCACGTCTGTTGGGAAAAGGGGACAAAAATACGGCTGATCAGGCGGTAAGTACGGCTCTGTACAGCAGTATAGCTGTAGGTGCAGTAGTCATTGTGTGTACCGTTGTCTTTCTGCGTCCTGTACTGGAACTTCTGGGGGCTACGGAGAGTATACTGCCGTATGCAGAAGAATATGCCCGTATTTATGTGGTGTTTTCGCTTTTTAATGTGTTTAATGTGACTATGAATAATATCGTGACAAGTGAAGGTGCCGCAAAAACAACTATGCTCACACTGCTTGCCGGGGCTGTGCTGAATATCCTTCTGGATCCTATCTTTATCTATGTCCTGGATCTTGGCGTGGCCGGTGCCGCGGCCGCCACGGCTGTTTCCCAGATGCTCTCCTCTGTGGTGTATTTGAGTTATATTTTAAGAAAAAAGAGTATCTTCAGTTTCCGCGTCAAAGAATGCTGTTTTTCCCGGGAAATCATTTCTGAAATATTAAAAATCGGTATTCCCACTATGGTTTTCCAGCTTCTGACCAGTCTTTCTATCTCCCTTATCAATTTTCAGGCAAAGGAATATGGGGACTCTGTCATTGCAGGGATGGGTCCTGTTACAAGAATCATCTCCGTGGGCAGTCTCATGGTTTTTGGCTTTATCAAAGGGTTTCAGCCAATTGCCGGATACAGCTATGGCGCAAAAAAATATGGACGCCTCCACCAGGCAATACGTCTTTCTATTCTTTGGTCCACTGTTTTTTGTATCATCTATGGGGGAATTACCGCTTTGTTTTCCACAGCTCTTATCGCCCTGTTTACTAAGGGGGATTTGGAAATGATCCAAATCGGCGGCCAGGCGCTGAGAGCCAATGGCATTTCCTTTCTGCTGTTCGGATTCTACACGGTATATTCCTCCTTGTTTCTGGCACTCGGAAAAGGAAAAGAGGGATTTATCCTGGGTTCCTGCAGACAGGGTATCTGCTTTGTGCCTATTATCCTGATCCTCCCTCTCTTTACCGGTATCAATGGCATCCTCTATGCCCAGCCGGCCGCTGATGTCATCTCCGCTGTGGTAACTGTATTCATGGCACTGCGCCTTCACAGAGAACTCCACAGGATGGAAGACCATGTGACAATGCCGCTTAGTAATCATGCGGCCCACCTTGACAGAGAAATATAA
- a CDS encoding PadR family transcriptional regulator has translation MATIDLIVLGIVKKEPLSAYDIQKLVEYRNISRWVKISTPSIYKKVIQLEKKGFIKSTMIKEGNMAEKAVYSLTEKGEQEFQTLMFGISTQPINIFLDFNAVMVNLDSLPPQAQKTCLENIESSIKTLKANLEQNITTKTPNPQIPETAKAVLTQQYLLAQSIETWLTSVKTNLITD, from the coding sequence ATGGCAACCATAGATTTAATTGTACTGGGAATTGTAAAAAAAGAACCATTGAGCGCATACGACATCCAAAAGCTGGTAGAGTACAGGAACATATCCCGATGGGTAAAGATCAGCACGCCCTCCATATACAAAAAGGTGATCCAGCTTGAGAAAAAGGGCTTCATCAAAAGCACCATGATAAAAGAGGGGAATATGGCAGAAAAAGCCGTCTATTCCCTTACAGAAAAAGGCGAGCAGGAGTTCCAAACCCTGATGTTTGGAATATCCACCCAGCCCATCAACATCTTTCTGGATTTTAATGCCGTAATGGTAAACCTGGACAGCCTCCCGCCCCAGGCTCAAAAGACCTGCCTTGAAAACATCGAGAGCAGCATAAAAACCCTGAAAGCCAACCTGGAACAAAACATAACAACCAAAACCCCCAACCCCCAAATCCCCGAAACCGCCAAAGCCGTCCTAACCCAACAATATCTCCTCGCCCAATCCATAGAAACCTGGCTCACCTCAGTAAAAACCAATCTGATCACAGATTAA
- a CDS encoding GNAT family N-acetyltransferase: MNSKIKIIEDLSLNAWPSHQMQIYDGWILRFSYFYTHRTNCVEQIGPSSIPLRDKIAYCEEVYAKWGTPTIFKINPLMDSSFDQKLMERGYHTAHTTEVMTLDLEKYKIQKPPRPVFLSREISPDWLNGLFSLKGTVNEIHRKIVPSMYRAIPKDTIFASIYDGGRIIGTGLGILDRDYVGIYAIHVAEEYRRQHLGESICRSILNSAIDEGATEGYLQVVEGNVGARRLYEGLGFEGFYTYWFRQEF, translated from the coding sequence ATGAACAGTAAGATTAAAATTATTGAGGACCTTTCCCTGAATGCATGGCCCTCACATCAGATGCAGATTTATGATGGATGGATCCTCAGGTTTTCTTATTTTTATACCCACAGGACAAACTGCGTGGAACAGATTGGGCCGTCTTCTATCCCGCTCCGGGATAAGATCGCGTACTGTGAGGAGGTCTATGCCAAATGGGGGACTCCCACTATTTTTAAAATCAATCCGCTGATGGACAGTTCTTTTGACCAGAAGCTCATGGAACGCGGATATCATACCGCCCATACCACAGAGGTTATGACTCTGGATCTGGAAAAGTATAAGATACAGAAGCCGCCCAGACCGGTGTTTCTCAGCAGGGAAATATCTCCGGACTGGCTGAACGGGCTTTTTTCCCTGAAAGGGACTGTGAATGAGATCCATAGGAAGATAGTGCCGTCTATGTACAGGGCTATTCCTAAGGATACTATATTTGCGTCTATTTATGATGGGGGGCGTATTATAGGGACAGGACTGGGGATATTGGACAGGGATTATGTGGGGATTTACGCCATACATGTGGCTGAAGAGTATCGGAGGCAGCATTTGGGGGAATCTATCTGCAGGTCTATTTTGAATTCGGCTATTGATGAAGGGGCTACGGAGGGGTATCTTCAGGTGGTTGAAGGGAATGTGGGGGCACGGAGGCTTTATGAGGGGTTGGGGTTTGAGGGGTTTTATACTTATTGGTTTCGGCAGGAATTTTGA